The DNA window GGCGTTGGTTTCAGATGATGCCAGATTTTGACTACGCTGTCGTCGACTGTGTGCACGAGCTTCTCTTTAATCGTACGCACCTCAATCAAGACGACCATCCGCTGAACTTGACATTTTACGAAGATCTGCCCTACGTATGttcgcatttatttttttttcatccctGATAGTAACCtgaattaatttgaaattgtcGACTATTAAATTATGTAATTCACTGTTGCATTCAGGTTCGCTACCACAAAAATCGTTTGAAGCCAAATCCGGACTTCAAGTTAGTCTGCAAGTATGGAATACCAGGAGACCTTTCACTTGCCTACAGAAATATTTCGGAAAGGAGTTCATTAGTGAATTGTACACGATAATTTTACACATTGATATGTAcacggaaaaataaaagtgaaataacAAGATCAGTTTTTACTTAAGCAAAGAGCAATGGAGGGTAGTTGCTGCAAATTGTGTACATACTTCAGCAGAATAAGAAAATGCGTCAATAGTcaatttatattcatttccATCTATCAACGTTCATCAGTTGCAAATTAATGTGATCCGTTAATGCTGATATTTTGAACTGAACTTTCACTTACGCTCTCCTTTTCAAAGAATACACAACTTAAATTTAACAGGTATGTGCTGTTTCAACAAGTTAATACTTTTTCGACTCTTTGGaacattcttttattttatttcagattGTCCCACTATTCCTATATTGCTTTTCATGTACTCGATAACAGTAATCGATTCTtttatttaggaaaaaaatccgttgAGGAGTCTTTTTAGGCAGTTTATTAAGTGATTATTCAATTATCGGCAGTTGAAAGAGAAACAATTTCCTTGTATTGAGCAGAGAAAAATAACAGGTTGAAAACGTTATGTACATCACATTTATGGGAAAAACCGTCGAATCATCGTTCGGAAAGACTCGAAGAGACGGTGGGGTCATCGGAAGAATCGAGGGATTAGTTAGTATGTCGGACCGCCATACGAGGAGTACGCTCCGGGTACACCAACCTAAGTTAATGCTAAATTTCGAAACTCTCTTCGCACTActgtttaaaaatattctggCTGagctgaagagaaaaattcgaaaacctGTGAAGCTGCATATCCACTGTATTCCATTGCTTGCCGTTGTTCTTTACGCTGCTTATTTTTCGATCTCTGATAGCAGACAATCATCAGCACGGTACCAACTATGAAAACCAACAGCACGAACGCTAGGAGCACATAGACTCCAGCCATCCTTAAATGGATATAATTTAGGAATGTATGTAATGCGGCTGGAATATGCTCACCAGTGCTGGTCTTTCGGACAACACCCGTGCTCGCAGCAGCCTTGGTCGCGTTCGCATCTGGAATCAAAGCATGACATAATGCATCCCCACAGCGCAGTCTCACTGCTTCACTTTTGCtaataatcaattttttttactaccaTTTTACTCCATTACTTCCATAATTAACTATATTCTCTTAACTGTCCAATAACAGCCAAGTTCAGAAGTCctcatcgctgtagttcgcgatagTCTTACTTTGAACCCCACCGCTGGCTCCACCGCTAGACTTCGAGAGCACCTGCTTACGCACCTGTGCTGAGCTCCACGCACTTTTGAGCCGACCATATCATATTTACAAGAACATGACCAATGAAAAACATGTGTCATAGGAATTCACAAGAAGGTTAAGGTATCCATTTCAACAAGCAACAACAAACACTCCTCCTACCCAAAAAGTGGGTTGGAGTTCCCAATTCTCGATGGTGGTGTTATTGGCAAGCAAATGTTTGAACTAGTTTTCTGCTGCTTGCTGAGACACTGTACCAAATCCAGCGTTCAATTCAGATgtaaaatcataaaatatcGATCCAACTACCGATCGTATAGGTGGTACTTTCAGAAAAGAATGTTAAGAGTGACTGGAAGTAAGGAAACTACTAATTAATGACTGCACATTCGATCTATTAATAGCGGAGGAGTGTCCACCTTCAGAATATCTGAGACGAGTCTGAAAGAACAATTTTCAAGAACAGCGAAAATTTATTCGCGCATCTCACGGCTGAGAAAATTTGCAACTACCAATTCAGGCGACTGAATAT is part of the Necator americanus strain Aroian chromosome V, whole genome shotgun sequence genome and encodes:
- a CDS encoding hypothetical protein (NECATOR_CHRV.G19697.T1), whose amino-acid sequence is MTHVFHWSCSCKYDMVGSKVRGAQHRCERDQGCCEHGCCPKDQHWMAGVYVLLAFVLLVFIVGTVLMIVCYQRSKNKQRKEQRQAMEYSGYAASQVGVPGAYSSYGGPTY
- a CDS encoding hypothetical protein (NECATOR_CHRV.G19697.T4), with protein sequence MLTLTSEMFPVPVHQRQLQNAAVDMSSVPQLQSAGSVAGAGPDEVYQHGTIGTFLRQELEGGFSSFIRCVYQAKRVNNNTVTLVCERDQGCCEHGCCPKDQHWMAGVYVLLAFVLLVFIVGTVLMIVCYQRSKNKQRKEQRQAMEYSGYAASQVGVPGAYSSYGGPTY
- a CDS encoding hypothetical protein (NECATOR_CHRV.G19697.T3), with translation MVGSKVRGAQHRCERDQGCCEHGCCPKDQHWMAGVYVLLAFVLLVFIVGTVLMIVCYQRSKNKQRKEQRQAMEYSGYAASQVGVPGAYSSYGGPTY